From Solidesulfovibrio carbinoliphilus subsp. oakridgensis, the proteins below share one genomic window:
- the atpE gene encoding ATP synthase F0 subunit C — protein MRKAFMTIFSTAALLALATAAFAADTAGAMGAIGTISWATAIGMGLAAAGCGLGQGLGLKAACEGTARNPEAGGKITVTLILGLAFIESLAIYALVVCLILLFAHPFAKIITG, from the coding sequence ATGCGTAAGGCTTTCATGACCATCTTCTCGACCGCCGCCCTGCTGGCCCTGGCCACCGCCGCTTTCGCCGCCGACACCGCCGGCGCCATGGGCGCCATCGGCACCATCTCCTGGGCCACCGCCATCGGCATGGGCCTGGCCGCCGCCGGCTGCGGTCTTGGTCAGGGTCTGGGCCTCAAGGCCGCCTGCGAAGGCACCGCCCGCAATCCTGAGGCTGGCGGAAAAATTACCGTCACCCTGATCCTTGGTCTGGCCTTCATCGAATCGCTGGCCATTTACGCCCTGGTCGTCTGCCTGATCCTGCTCTTCGCCCACCCGTTCGCGAAGATCATCACCGGCTAA
- the atpB gene encoding F0F1 ATP synthase subunit A yields the protein MAGGLPHPILLVDEAAKSVGLYKLNDVFHAQVIDTNVIYAWFAMILLIILGMLATRKLAMVPTGFQNFFEVVVGGLESFVVENIGEKGRKVFPFLCGLFLFIITANLIGLVPGLDSPTNNVNTNAAMALTVFAYYNFWGIKMWGAGYIKHFMGPFWWLVPLMLPIEIISHLARPLSLTLRLFGNVRGEEIVLVLLFALAPVVGTFPMYFLFSLADCIQAFVFFMLAMIYLKGSLEHAH from the coding sequence ATGGCTGGTGGGTTGCCGCATCCGATTCTGCTCGTCGACGAGGCTGCGAAGAGTGTCGGGCTCTACAAGCTCAACGACGTCTTCCACGCCCAGGTCATCGACACCAACGTCATCTACGCCTGGTTCGCCATGATTTTGCTCATCATCCTGGGCATGCTGGCCACCCGCAAGCTGGCGATGGTGCCGACCGGATTCCAGAATTTCTTCGAAGTCGTGGTCGGTGGCCTCGAGTCCTTCGTCGTCGAGAACATCGGCGAGAAGGGCCGCAAGGTCTTCCCGTTTTTGTGCGGGCTGTTCCTTTTCATCATCACCGCCAACCTGATCGGCCTGGTCCCGGGCCTCGATTCCCCGACCAACAACGTGAACACCAACGCCGCCATGGCGCTGACCGTGTTCGCCTACTACAATTTCTGGGGCATCAAGATGTGGGGCGCCGGGTACATCAAGCACTTCATGGGACCGTTCTGGTGGCTGGTGCCACTCATGCTGCCCATCGAAATCATCTCGCACCTGGCCCGTCCGCTGTCGCTCACGCTGCGTCTGTTCGGCAACGTGCGCGGTGAGGAAATCGTCCTTGTGCTCCTTTTTGCCCTGGCTCCGGTGGTCGGCACCTTCCCGATGTACTTCCTCTTCTCGCTCGCCGACTGCATCCAGGCCTTCGTGTTCTTCATGCTGGCCATGATCTACCTCAAGGGCTCGCTCGAACACGCGCACTAG
- a CDS encoding ATP synthase subunit I has protein sequence MMKNLRDRLDRWLLRRGYIHPEVRGLVRNQLVLTALVLAVTLPLSGVSVAAWSLAAGTVIVTANFCSLARFGQRITGYVDKREAVMAVLARFYLRLTVSGVALFACIAWFGALPLPLLAGISTVVVNFLVWGVWRHAGSKTHQTLTGKEA, from the coding sequence ATGATGAAAAATCTTAGGGACCGGTTGGATCGGTGGCTGTTGCGCCGGGGGTATATCCACCCCGAAGTGCGCGGCCTGGTCCGCAACCAGCTCGTCCTGACCGCCCTGGTGCTGGCCGTGACCCTGCCCCTGTCCGGGGTGTCGGTGGCGGCTTGGTCGTTGGCGGCGGGAACCGTCATCGTGACGGCCAATTTTTGTTCCCTGGCCCGGTTCGGGCAGCGGATAACGGGGTATGTGGACAAGCGTGAGGCCGTCATGGCGGTGCTGGCCAGGTTCTACCTGCGGCTGACCGTCTCGGGCGTGGCGCTTTTTGCCTGCATCGCATGGTTCGGGGCTTTGCCGTTGCCGCTTCTGGCCGGCATTTCCACGGTGGTGGTTAACTTCCTCGTCTGGGGTGTCTGGCGCCACGCCGGCTCCAAGACGCACCAAACGCTTACGGGAAAGGAGGCATAG